The following coding sequences are from one Haliotis asinina isolate JCU_RB_2024 chromosome 3, JCU_Hal_asi_v2, whole genome shotgun sequence window:
- the LOC137277920 gene encoding glutathione S-transferase A-like, whose product MSSNLIMSMFLYWGSESIPCWKPMLVLEEKGLSGYPNKKISFSDKEHKSEEIMNINPRGQVPTFKDGDIVVNESGAICFYLEGKFPESGTKLLPDNIAERAPVLQRVFEVSNLDTNLVSNIARYKLTTPKDKIDEGLLESRYESLRKELQIWNGYLTASGGYVVGNKFTMADVFFFPYIAFGVRVGLDLAKYPAISAYYNKVKDRPSVKATWPPHWADGPGDSSIFGSV is encoded by the exons ATGTCGTCCAACTTGATCATGAGCATGTTTTTGTACTGGGGGTCTGAAAGCATTCCTTGTTGGAAGCCCATGCTGGTTCTGGAAGAAAAGGGACTCTCGGGCTACCCGAATAAAAAGATTTCCTTCAGCGACAAGGAGCACAAGTCGGAggagataatgaatatcaaccCACGGGGTCAG GTGCCCACCTTCAAAGATGGTGACATTGTGGTGAACGAGTCAGGCGCCATCTGCTTTTATCTTGAG GGCAAATTCCCAGAAAGCGGAACAAAACTGCTTCCAGACAACATAGCCGAGCGAGCGCCAGTCCTTCAGAGAGTTTTCGAG GTATCTAATTTGGACACTAACCTCGTCTCGAACATTGCCCGTTACAAACTCACGACTCCTAAAGACAAGATAGATGAG GGGCTGTTGGAGTCAAGGTACGAGAGTCTTCGGAAGGAGCTGCAGATATGGAACGGCTACCTCACGGCT AGCGGAGGCTACGTCGTCGGCAACAAATTTACCATGGCTGATGTCTTCTTCTTTCCGTATATCGCCTTCGGGGTGAGAGTCGGCCTTGACCTCGCCAAATATCCCGCCATCTCTGCCTACTACAACAAGGTCAAGGACAGGCCATCCGTGAAAGCAACATGGCCACCACACTGGGCTGATGGTCCCGGTGACTCTTCAATCTTTGGATCCGTGTAA
- the LOC137278859 gene encoding sodium/potassium-transporting ATPase subunit beta-1-interacting protein 2-like — protein MTLGPYTVWSLLWLGWNLFVICIYLEDKELYILTIGTKNKSWWLEHGVGCTVTNTSWMSSVPPEASRPIPPEEFVDGCILQYYYVELLGFVVSCVTIYAYTEEEESCKYIAKSHTYNRPKVSAVAKYQPVQVRDSWCLPTYVSYTDSIEWSNQNPAPNQSEA, from the exons ATGAccttgggtcct TATACAGTTTGGAGCTTGTTGTGGCTGGGATGGAACCTCTTTGTTATCTGTATCTATCTGGAG GACAAAGAGTTGTACATATTAACAATTGGAACAAAAAATAAGAGTTGGTGGTTGGAACATGGAGTAGGGTGCACAGTGACCAACACATCGTGGATGAGCTCCGTGCCTCCCGAGGCAAGCCGCCCCATCCCACCAGAGGAGTTTGTGGATGGCTGCATCCTCCAGTACTATTATGTGGAA CTTCTGGGTTTTGTGGTGTCGTGTGTCACAATCTACGCCTACACAGAAGAAGAGGAGTCTTGTAAGTACATTGCCAAATCTCATACTTATAACCGCCCCAAAGTGAGTGCCGTGGCCAAGTACCAACCAGTGCAGGTGCGGGACAGCTGGTGTCTCCCAACATACGTCTCGTACACGGACAGTATTGAATGGTCCAATCAGAACCCTGCTCCAAATCAGTCCGAAGCATGA